A genomic region of Caloenas nicobarica isolate bCalNic1 chromosome 9, bCalNic1.hap1, whole genome shotgun sequence contains the following coding sequences:
- the SS18L2 gene encoding SS18-like protein 2 isoform X1, with protein sequence MSVAFVPERLRGKAEVNQETLQRLLEENDQLIRCIVEYQSKGRATDCVHAETSCAGRAPCSSGVRRARSAVCGSVRALGCGSAALRLLHGRRGSRRREEPGRCRLLPRAALRSPASFRY encoded by the exons ATGTCGGTGGCGTTCGTGCCCGAGCGGCTGCGCGGGAAGGCGGAGGTGAACCAGGAGACGCTGCAGCGG ctgctggaggagaacGACCAGCTGATCCGGTGCATCGTGGAGTACCAGAGCAAGGGCCGCGCCACCGACTGCGTGCA TGCGGAGACCAGCTGTGCCGGGCGGGCTCCTTGTTCCTCCGGGGTGCGCAGAGCACGGAGCGCTGTCTGCGGGAGCGTGAGGGCGCTGGGCTGCGGCTCTGCTGCCCTTCGGCTCCTGCACGGGCGGCGGGGGAgccggcggcgggaggagcctgggcgctgccgcctcctgccccgAGCCGCCCTCCGCAGTCCTGCATCTTTTCGGTATTGA
- the SS18L2 gene encoding SS18-like protein 2 isoform X2 — protein MSVAFVPERLRGKAEVNQETLQRLLEENDQLIRCIVEYQSKGRATDCVQYQHILHRNLIYLATIADATPPSTQKTVD, from the exons ATGTCGGTGGCGTTCGTGCCCGAGCGGCTGCGCGGGAAGGCGGAGGTGAACCAGGAGACGCTGCAGCGG ctgctggaggagaacGACCAGCTGATCCGGTGCATCGTGGAGTACCAGAGCAAGGGCCGCGCCACCGACTGCGTGCA GTACCAGCATATTCTGCATAGAAACCTCATTTATTTAGCTACAATTGCTGATGCGACGCCACCCAGCACGCAGAAGACTGTAGACTGA